The window TAAGAATACCACCTTTAGTTGACTAATTAAAATTCAACAAAAGGAGAAAAGCGCTACATATTTGTAGCGCTTTTTTTGTTTTAATTTTCAAATGAAATCAATTAAAAACAGATTTTTTATCGGATTTTTGTAACCAAATTTCAAGTAAAATGAACACTAGAACAATTGCTTTAATTGCAGTTTTTATTACATCTTTAATTTATGGTGTAACATTTACCATTGCTAAAGAAGTAATGCCCTTATACATAAAACCTTACGGATTTATATTATTGCGAGTTGGTGGAGCAACAATTGTTTTTTGGCTAGTTGGCTTGTTGATAAAAGCAAAATCAATTGAAAAACAAGATTACAAACACATATTACTTGCATCATTTTTTGGCGTTGGTATAAACATGCTTACCTTTTTTAAAGGTTTAAGTTTAACTACTCCAATTAGTGCTGCTGCAATTATGGTTATGTCTCCAATAATGGTATTACTTTTTGCTAGTCTTTTACTGAAAGAAAAAATAATTCCAAGAAAAATTTTAGGTGTTATAATTGGTTTCATAGGTGCTTTGTTATTAATTATCTACGGAAACTCTTCCGAAGTAAACGGAGAAAACATAATTCTTGGTAACTTTTTAGTGTTTGTAAATGCAGCTTCTTATGGTTTTTATTTAGTACTTGCTAAAAAACTAATTGAAAAATATAACCCAGTTGTATTTGTAAAATGGCTCTATTTATTCGGGTTAATTTGGGTACTTCCTTTTGGTTTAAATGAATTAACCGAAGTACAATGGAATATAATGCCAACTTCAATTTACTTAAAAGCTGGCTTTGTTGTCTTGTTTACAACTTGTGTAACCTACTTATTTAATTTGTATGGTTTATCTAAATTAAAACCAACAACGGTAAGTGTTTTTATTTATTTACAACCTGTTATTGCATCAATTTATGCGCTTTCTGTTGGTAGCGACACTTTAAATACAGTAAAAATAGCTGCAACCTTGCTAATATTCTTAGGTGTTTATTTGGTTACAAAACAAGTGCAGAATTCCGCTAAATAAATTTATCTTTGCGTTTCATTCTCAAGAAATTATGATACAATCTATGACAGGATACGGGAAAGCCGTATTACAACTGCCAACAAAAAAAGTAACCATTGAAATTAAGTCTTTAAATAGTAAAAATTTAGATTTAAATGTTCGTATTCCTTCTTACTATAAAGAAAAAGAATTATCGGTTCGTAAAAAATTAGCAAGTAGTTTAGTTCGTGGAAAAGTAGATTTTTCTATTTGGGTAGAAATGACAGCTGATGAAACCTCTACAACTGTAAATAAAAATGTAGTTTTAGAATATGTTCAACAATTAAGAAATACCCTTTTTATTGGTTCTGATAATGATGTAGAATTATTAAAAATGGCCATAAAAATGCCAGATGCTCTTAAGGTTGAACGTGCTGAATTAGATGAAAATGAATGGGCAAAGATTGATGAATCTATTGATGTAGCTATTACAGAAATTATTCAATATAGAACTGACGAAGCTGCTTCTTTAGAAGTAGATTTTAACGAAAGAATTGCAAATATTAAAGAAGCTTTAGCGGCAATAAAAGTTTTAGATACTGAAAGAATAGATCATGTAAAAGCTCGTTTACAAAAAGCTTTAGATGATTTAAAAGTTGAAATTGACGAAAATAGATTTGAGCAAGAGTTAATTTATTATCTAGAAAAATTAGATATAAATGAAGAGAAAGTTCGTTTAGCAAATCATTTAGATTACTTCTTAGAAACGCTGGCTACACCAGATTCTAACGGAAAAAAACTTGGATTTGTAATTCAAGAAATTGGTAGAGAAATAAACACAACAGGTTCTAAAGCTAATTATGCACCAATGCAAAAATTAGTAATTAGAATGAAAGATGAATTGGAGAAAATTAAAGAACAAATTTTAAACGTTTTATAAAATGAGTACTAATTTCAAAGGTAAATTATTTGTGTTTTCTGCTCCATCTGGTAGCGGAAAAACAACAATTGTTCGTCATCTATTAAAACAAGAAAGACTTGGTTTAGAGTTTTCAATTTCTGCAACTTCAAGAGAAGCAAGAGGCGAAGAAAAAAATGGAGAAGATTATTACTTTATTTCAACCAAAGAATTTAAACAACACATAAAAAATGAAGATTTTTTAGAGTGGGAAGAAGTGTATAGAGATAATTTTTACGGAACTTTAAAAACAGAAGTTGAACGAATTTGGGCACAAGGAAAGCACGTTATTTTTGATATTGATGTTGCTGGTGGACTTCGTATTAAAAAGAAATTTCCAGAACAAACATTAGCTGTTTTTGTTAAACCACCAAGTATAGATGAGTTAAAAATAAGACTAAAAAAACGTTCTACTGAAAGTGAAGACAAGATAAATATGCGAATTGCAAAAGCATCTGTAGAATTGGCAACTGCACCACAATTTGATGAAATTATAAAAAATTACGATTTAAATATTGCATTAAAAGATGCTGAAAATTTAGTAGATAATTTCTTAGGATTAAAAAATAATCAAGAAGAGGAATAAATGAAAAATATTGGTCTTTATTTTGGAACTTTTAACCCAATACATGTTGGACATTTAATTATTGCCAATCATATGGTAGAAAATTCTAATTTAGATGAAATTTGGATGGTTGTAACACCACACAATCCATTTAAAAAGAAAAGTTCTTTATTAGACAATCACCATCGATTAGAAATGGTTTTTAAAGCTACAGAAAGGTTTGATAAAATAAAACCAACCGATATAGAGTTTAAATTACCACAACCAAATTACACAGTTCATACATTAGCGCATATTTCAGAAAAGTATCCAAAATATAAATTCAACTTAATTATGGGCGAAGACAATTTAAAAAGTTTTCATAAATGGAAAAATTATGAAACCATTTTAGAAAACCATAATGTATATGTGTATCCAAGAATTTCTGAAGGTAAAATTGAAACTCAATTCGATAATCACCCAAAAATTCACCCTGTAAAAGCGCCAATTGTAGAAATTTCTTCAACAATGATTCGTAACGGAATTAAAGATAAAAAGAACATTCAGCCATTACTTTCAGATGCCGTTTGGAATTATATTGACGAAATGAACTTCTATAAGAAGTAAGAAAAGTCATAATCTTTCGTTATAATTTAAACAGAAAAACAATTTTAAAACTGTAATTAGTATTTTTACAAAAAGATTAAAAAACTACAGTGTCTAAACAACAAAAAAAGAAAGGTAAATTAAAACAAAAACTAACCGATAAATATAGGTTGGTAGTTTTAAACGAAGATACATTTGAAGAACGTTTTTCTTTAAAACTATCTCGCTTAAATGTCTTTGTTTTAGGCGGATTTTTCTCAATATTCCTTATTGCTTTAACAATTTTATTAATTGCATTTACGCCATTAAGAGAATATATTCCTGGTTATTCTTCAACAGCATTAAAAAAGAAAGCAACCCAACTTACATTTGAAGCAGACTCTTTAAAAATGAAATTAGCTGTTTTAGAAAACTTCACTAATTCTATAAAACCGGTTTTAACTGGAGAAATTGAACCTGAAAGTATTGATTCTTTAAGAGCAGAAGCTGAGAGTATTGTTATAAATGAAGAAATGCTTAATGCCACTAAAGAAGACTCTTTATTTAGAGAAAAGGTTGAAAGTAAAGACCGTTTTCCATTATCTAACAGCACAAACA of the Tenacibaculum todarodis genome contains:
- the gmk gene encoding guanylate kinase, with amino-acid sequence MSTNFKGKLFVFSAPSGSGKTTIVRHLLKQERLGLEFSISATSREARGEEKNGEDYYFISTKEFKQHIKNEDFLEWEEVYRDNFYGTLKTEVERIWAQGKHVIFDIDVAGGLRIKKKFPEQTLAVFVKPPSIDELKIRLKKRSTESEDKINMRIAKASVELATAPQFDEIIKNYDLNIALKDAENLVDNFLGLKNNQEEE
- a CDS encoding M23 family metallopeptidase — protein: MSKQQKKKGKLKQKLTDKYRLVVLNEDTFEERFSLKLSRLNVFVLGGFFSIFLIALTILLIAFTPLREYIPGYSSTALKKKATQLTFEADSLKMKLAVLENFTNSIKPVLTGEIEPESIDSLRAEAESIVINEEMLNATKEDSLFREKVESKDRFPLSNSTNNKTKIVFFAPVSGTISQDFNATEKHFAIDVVAKTGTPVKAIADGTVIFSEWTTETGYVLTIQHTNNFISVYKHNGNLLKQQGDFVKSGEVISTVGSTGELTTGPHLHFELWNNGYSVNPKNYIDFQ
- a CDS encoding YicC/YloC family endoribonuclease, whose translation is MIQSMTGYGKAVLQLPTKKVTIEIKSLNSKNLDLNVRIPSYYKEKELSVRKKLASSLVRGKVDFSIWVEMTADETSTTVNKNVVLEYVQQLRNTLFIGSDNDVELLKMAIKMPDALKVERAELDENEWAKIDESIDVAITEIIQYRTDEAASLEVDFNERIANIKEALAAIKVLDTERIDHVKARLQKALDDLKVEIDENRFEQELIYYLEKLDINEEKVRLANHLDYFLETLATPDSNGKKLGFVIQEIGREINTTGSKANYAPMQKLVIRMKDELEKIKEQILNVL
- a CDS encoding DMT family transporter → MNTRTIALIAVFITSLIYGVTFTIAKEVMPLYIKPYGFILLRVGGATIVFWLVGLLIKAKSIEKQDYKHILLASFFGVGINMLTFFKGLSLTTPISAAAIMVMSPIMVLLFASLLLKEKIIPRKILGVIIGFIGALLLIIYGNSSEVNGENIILGNFLVFVNAASYGFYLVLAKKLIEKYNPVVFVKWLYLFGLIWVLPFGLNELTEVQWNIMPTSIYLKAGFVVLFTTCVTYLFNLYGLSKLKPTTVSVFIYLQPVIASIYALSVGSDTLNTVKIAATLLIFLGVYLVTKQVQNSAK
- the nadD gene encoding nicotinate (nicotinamide) nucleotide adenylyltransferase → MKNIGLYFGTFNPIHVGHLIIANHMVENSNLDEIWMVVTPHNPFKKKSSLLDNHHRLEMVFKATERFDKIKPTDIEFKLPQPNYTVHTLAHISEKYPKYKFNLIMGEDNLKSFHKWKNYETILENHNVYVYPRISEGKIETQFDNHPKIHPVKAPIVEISSTMIRNGIKDKKNIQPLLSDAVWNYIDEMNFYKK